A genomic segment from Halorussus sp. MSC15.2 encodes:
- a CDS encoding MoxR family ATPase: protein MTEANSPQRRTDASPTPLPVDEAADVAERIVENVERVIVGHHDVTEHIVTAILSRGHLLLDDVPGVGKTMLARSLARSIDCEFSRVQFTPDLMPTDVTGVNVFDERTREFEFRPGPVFGNVVLADEINRAPPKTQSALLEAMEEAQVTVDGETYELDQPFTVIATQNDVEADRTYELPIAEVDRFAKRLTLGYPSPEDESEVLRRVTGRHPIEELEPVATAEDVLAARETVAAVTAEEPVRAYVTRLANYTRDHADLGVSPRGSIALLRSAQARAVLDGRDYVVPDDVQAEAQSVLAHRVRTAASSGGASGRELIAEALESVPVE from the coding sequence ATGACGGAAGCTAACTCCCCTCAACGTCGAACCGACGCGTCACCGACCCCCTTGCCGGTAGACGAGGCCGCCGACGTCGCCGAGCGAATCGTCGAGAACGTGGAGCGCGTCATCGTGGGTCATCACGACGTGACCGAACACATCGTGACCGCCATCCTCTCGCGGGGTCACCTCCTGCTGGACGACGTGCCCGGGGTCGGCAAGACCATGCTCGCGCGGTCGCTGGCCCGGTCCATCGACTGCGAGTTCTCGCGGGTCCAGTTCACGCCCGACCTGATGCCGACCGACGTGACCGGCGTGAACGTCTTCGACGAGCGAACTCGCGAGTTCGAGTTCCGTCCCGGCCCGGTGTTCGGCAACGTGGTTCTCGCCGACGAGATAAACCGGGCACCCCCGAAGACCCAGTCGGCACTGCTCGAAGCCATGGAGGAGGCGCAGGTCACGGTGGACGGCGAGACCTACGAACTCGACCAGCCGTTCACCGTCATCGCCACGCAGAACGACGTGGAGGCCGACCGGACCTACGAACTCCCCATCGCCGAGGTGGACCGATTCGCCAAACGGCTCACGCTCGGCTACCCCTCGCCCGAGGACGAATCGGAGGTCCTCCGACGCGTCACGGGCCGCCACCCCATCGAGGAACTCGAACCCGTGGCGACCGCCGAGGACGTACTGGCCGCCCGCGAGACGGTCGCTGCCGTGACCGCCGAGGAACCGGTTCGGGCGTACGTGACTCGGCTGGCGAACTACACCCGAGACCACGCCGACCTCGGGGTCAGTCCGCGCGGGTCCATCGCGCTCCTCCGGTCGGCGCAGGCCAGAGCGGTCCTCGACGGCCGCGACTACGTGGTTCCCGACGACGTGCAGGCCGAGGCTCAGAGCGTTCTCGCCCACCGAGTCCGGACCGCCGCGTCGTCGGGCGGCGCGTCGGGCCGCGAACTGATAGCCGAGGCGCTGGAATCGGTTCCGGTGGAGTGA
- a CDS encoding DUF58 domain-containing protein — translation MFTRRGWALAVVAVGAFLMAARFGARSLNAVVGPTLVALAAGWFQVRRAGQPELRTETPEYGFAGETATVSLDFRAASPLAATVRLDVGDGLDLADPEFETTVADGTVTFDVTLRDRGFQSVGPVEVVAEDVLGVWEETYTYPVNNEIVVFPEIHRLSDASDLASLQRQFGLGGRDRFDQLRAYERGDPLRDVHWKSSAKRPNEDLVVMEFEADEERQQVELLAEADGGRMDDVAEAAASILTYLLDAGLAVGLTVPGGRVEPGTGEDHRTELLTLLARTHPGTVSENRREGIDVLVQGRTDEDEVRVTVGERTVTFGQLSGTGAEESAPSRTALADGGRPSGGESR, via the coding sequence ATGTTCACGCGACGCGGATGGGCGCTCGCCGTCGTCGCGGTCGGCGCGTTCCTGATGGCCGCGCGCTTCGGCGCCCGCTCGTTGAACGCGGTTGTCGGCCCGACGCTGGTCGCGCTCGCGGCCGGGTGGTTTCAGGTCAGGCGCGCCGGACAGCCCGAACTCCGGACCGAGACGCCCGAGTACGGGTTCGCGGGCGAGACCGCGACGGTGTCGCTCGACTTCCGGGCCGCCTCGCCGCTGGCGGCGACCGTCCGTCTCGACGTCGGCGACGGGTTGGACCTCGCGGACCCCGAGTTCGAGACCACCGTCGCCGACGGCACCGTCACCTTCGACGTGACGCTCCGGGACCGCGGATTCCAGTCGGTCGGCCCGGTCGAAGTCGTCGCGGAGGACGTGCTGGGCGTCTGGGAGGAGACGTACACCTACCCGGTCAACAACGAAATCGTCGTGTTCCCCGAGATTCACCGGCTGAGCGACGCCAGCGACCTCGCGTCGCTCCAGCGGCAGTTCGGTCTCGGTGGCCGCGACCGGTTCGACCAACTCAGAGCGTACGAGCGCGGCGACCCGCTCCGGGACGTTCACTGGAAGTCCAGCGCCAAGCGGCCCAACGAGGACCTCGTGGTGATGGAGTTCGAGGCCGACGAGGAGCGCCAGCAGGTCGAACTCCTCGCGGAGGCCGACGGCGGCCGGATGGACGACGTGGCGGAGGCCGCCGCCAGCATCCTGACGTACCTGCTCGACGCCGGACTCGCGGTCGGACTGACCGTCCCCGGCGGCCGGGTCGAACCCGGCACGGGCGAGGACCACCGGACCGAACTGCTGACGCTGTTGGCCCGGACGCACCCCGGAACGGTGAGCGAGAACCGCCGGGAGGGCATCGACGTCCTCGTACAGGGCCGAACAGACGAGGACGAGGTCCGCGTCACCGTCGGCGAGCGGACCGTCACCTTCGGTCAGTTGTCGGGTACGGGTGCGGAGGAGTCCGCCCCTAGCCGGACCGCGCTCGCCGACGGCGGCCGACCCTCCGGAGGTGAGTCACGATGA